Within Claveliimonas bilis, the genomic segment TTGTATCTGTGATGACGAGGTATGCCGACAGGCTTCTCTTCAGGAAATCATCAGACGATACTATGATACAATGGACCGCTTTATCATGGGATCCTGCTCTCAGGATGAAGTCCGTAAGATCGAAATGCTGATGAGCCAGACCGGCATCACGGTCCATGACCGTCCGGTAGTGGATGCCGCTCTCGAGCGCGCCGAAGCCACCAATGCGCCTGCCGCTGCCCTGGAACTTCCTGACGGGCATATCGTAACCGGCAAGACAAGCAGTCTTCTCGGTGCATCCGCTGCTCTTCTTCTGAATGCTCTGAAAGAACTGGCCGGCATTGACCATGACTGCCATGTCATCTCGCCTTCTGCCATTGAGCCGATCCAGAAGCTGAAGGTTGATTATCTTGGAAGCCAGAATCCCCGGCTGCACACAGATGAGGTTCTGATCGCCCTGTCCATCAGTGCGGCAACAGATAGGCAGGCGCAAAAAGCTCTGGAGCAGCTTCCAAAATTAAAAGGATGCCAGGCTCACACCTCGGTCATGCTGAGCGCAGTTGACATTAATCAGTTTAAAAAATTAGCCATTCAGGCAACTTTTGAGCCAAAATATGAAAAAAAAGCTGTATTTTCTGACGAAAAAGCTGTATAATATATTTTTTTAAAAGTAGTTTGGTTTCAAAAGGAGGATATTATGGCAGTAAAATACGTATTTGTTACAGGCGGTGTTGTTTCAGGACTGGGAAAAGGCATAACAGCTGCTTCTCTTGGAAGACTGCTGAAAGCCAGAGGATATACGGTGACAATGCAGAAATTCGATCCCTATATCAATATCGATCCGGGTACCATGAATCCTGTACAGCATGGAGAAGTGTTTGTCACAGACGACGGCGCCGAAACGGATTTGGATCTCGGACACTATGAACGTTTCATTGACGAAAGTCTTACCAAAAATTCCAATGTCACAACCGGAAAGATCTACTGGTCCGTACTCCACAAGGAGCGCCGTGGGGATTTCGGCGGAGGAACCGTTCAGGTTATCCCTCATATCACCAATGAGATCAAGAGCCGTTTCTATCGTAATCCTGCAGCAAAAAATACGGAAATTGCCATAATTGAAGTGGGAGGCACTGTCGGCGATATCGAAAGCCAGCCCTTCCTGGAAGCTATTCGGCAGTTTCAGCACGAAAGGGGCAGGGAAAATGTCATTTTGATCCATGTTACATTGATCCCCTACCTGCGGGCTTCCCAGGAAATGAAAACAAAACCTACCCAGGCAAGCGTCAAGGATCTTCAGGGTATGGGAATCTGGCCGGATATCATTGTCTGCCGTTCCGAATACCCTCTGGATCAATCCATCAAGGACAAGATCGCTTTGTTCTGTAATGTCCCTGCAGAGCATGTTCTTCAAAATTTGGATGTGGAATATCTGTACGAAGCGCCTCTTGCAATGGAAAAAGAGCATCTTGCCGAGGTTGTCTGCGAATGTCTCCATCTGGACTGCCCGCAGCCGGATCTGAAAGACTGGCGTGAAATGGTGGACTACCTGAAAAGCCCCAACACCGATGTTACAGTGGCTCTGGTAGGCAAATATATCCAGCTCCACGATGCATACATCAGTGTGGTGGAAGCCTTGAAACACGGCGGCATTTTTGCCCGCGCCACCGTCAACATCAAATGGATCGACTCTGAAACAGTGACAGATGACAATGCAGACGAGCTGTTTGGAGATGTCAGCGGCATTCTTGTACCGGGAGGATTTGGCAGCCGCGGGATCGACGGGAAGATTGCTGCCATCCGCTATGCAAGAACCCATCAGGTTCCGTTCCTTGGTCTCTGCCTTGGCATGCAGCTTGCTATCGTTGAATTTGCGCGGGATGTTGTCGGTTTCCACGATGCCCACAGTGCTGAACTGGATCCCGATACCACCCATCCTGTCATCCATATCATGCCTGACCAGGTAGGTGTGGAAGATATTGGAGGAACTCTCCGCCTCGGCGCATATCCCTGTATCCTGGATAAAACTTCCAAGGCATACAGACTTTATCAGAGTGAAGAAATAAAAGAGCGGCACCGGCACCGCTACGAAGTCAACAACGACTACCGGGAGGATCTCACCAGTCATGGCATGAAGCTCTCCGGCCTCTCCCCTGACGGACGGATCGTAGAGATGGTAGAGATTCCGGAACATCCCTGGTTCATCGCAACACAGGCCCATCCTGAACTGAAATCCCGTCCCAACCGTCCGCATCCTCTTTTCCGCGGATTTGTAGAGGCAGCTTTGGCATATCAGAACAGCCGCAAAGATAACGAAAGATAAACTTCCCTGGAAGAATAATCGAAAGAGGGCGTCCCCAGGCTATGGATTTTAACTTCATAGTTTTGGGACACCCTCTTTTTGCCATTTACAATAAGCTGCCTTTTCTATCCGGATACTCTCTTCTCCAAACACTCTCTTCAGAACAAAAATTCACTCATTACATAATTGCTGATGTCAATCCCCCGCTCTGTCAGCCTCCAGTTGTCACCTGCCTGTTCCATGAGTCCTTCCTCTTTCATCTTCTGCAGGATCAGGCCGTAAACTTCCTGCATTTCTTTCTGGAAAACATTCCGGAAATCTGTTTCGGACACTCCTTCCATTTTACGAAGTCCCAGAAACATAAATTCTTCCATTTCCTCTTTTTCTGTCAATATTTCCGGCTCCTCCCCTTCCCTCCACCTTTTATTTCCGATCAAAGAGGAGGCTCCTGTGCCTATGCCAAGGTACTGTGTCCTGTTCCAGTATCCCAGATTATGTCTGCATGCAAATCCGCTCCTGGCATAGTTGGATATTTCATAACGGATATATCCGTATTCCTCCAAAACCTCCTTCGTCCTTACATACATTTCCCTTTCTTCCTCCTCTGCAGGAAGTTCCTCGGCATGTTTTCCTTCTCCGTATCGCTCATAAAAAGGCGTTCCCTCTTCGATGATAAGACTGTATGCTGATATATGTTCCGGAGGCGGCACAAGCTCTGCCACTGTCCGCAGAGTTTTTTCGTAGCTTTCCGGAGTCTGGAACGGAATGGCTGACATTAAGTCCACATTAATATTGGAAAATCCGCAGTCTCTTGCCATCTGATAGCTATGAACAAACATTTCATAGGTATGGATCCTTCCGAGGCATTT encodes:
- the hemW gene encoding radical SAM family heme chaperone HemW → MAKELELYIHIPFCVSKCRYCDFLSAPADEEERERYVESLCSRIRSCKEFAKDWHVSSIFVGGGTPSLLTGEQMGYIFRDIRETFRVDDMAEITVEMNPGTVSEEKLKAYREAGINRLSIGLQSANDQELKCLGRIHTYEMFVHSYQMARDCGFSNINVDLMSAIPFQTPESYEKTLRTVAELVPPPEHISAYSLIIEEGTPFYERYGEGKHAEELPAEEEEREMYVRTKEVLEEYGYIRYEISNYARSGFACRHNLGYWNRTQYLGIGTGASSLIGNKRWREGEEPEILTEKEEMEEFMFLGLRKMEGVSETDFRNVFQKEMQEVYGLILQKMKEEGLMEQAGDNWRLTERGIDISNYVMSEFLF
- a CDS encoding CTP synthase produces the protein MAVKYVFVTGGVVSGLGKGITAASLGRLLKARGYTVTMQKFDPYINIDPGTMNPVQHGEVFVTDDGAETDLDLGHYERFIDESLTKNSNVTTGKIYWSVLHKERRGDFGGGTVQVIPHITNEIKSRFYRNPAAKNTEIAIIEVGGTVGDIESQPFLEAIRQFQHERGRENVILIHVTLIPYLRASQEMKTKPTQASVKDLQGMGIWPDIIVCRSEYPLDQSIKDKIALFCNVPAEHVLQNLDVEYLYEAPLAMEKEHLAEVVCECLHLDCPQPDLKDWREMVDYLKSPNTDVTVALVGKYIQLHDAYISVVEALKHGGIFARATVNIKWIDSETVTDDNADELFGDVSGILVPGGFGSRGIDGKIAAIRYARTHQVPFLGLCLGMQLAIVEFARDVVGFHDAHSAELDPDTTHPVIHIMPDQVGVEDIGGTLRLGAYPCILDKTSKAYRLYQSEEIKERHRHRYEVNNDYREDLTSHGMKLSGLSPDGRIVEMVEIPEHPWFIATQAHPELKSRPNRPHPLFRGFVEAALAYQNSRKDNER